In Flavobacterium sp. 83, the genomic window AAATTATATGGTTTGCTTCATTTTTTTGGTGCAGCAGCTTTATTTTACTTACCTCAAGTAGATAATCCTACTACTTTTTTCTGGGTTATGTTAGTGAATATGTTTTTCTACATGCCCACAATTTCATTGTCAATAACGGTAGCTTATAATGCATTAATTGCAAAAGATATGGATGTCGTAAAAGATTATCCGCCTATTAGAATATGGGGGACAATAGGTTTTATTATTGCACTTTGGGTAGTTAGTTTAACACATAATGAAACTTCTGCTAATCAATTTTATATTGCAGGAATTGTTTCTTTACTATTAGGAATTTATGCATTTACACTTCCTAAATGTCCTCCGATGTGTAAAGGAGAAAAAGGAACTTCTTTTACTCAAGCTTTGGGATTGAATGCTTTTGAATTGTTTAAACAGCAAAAATTTGCCATTTTCTTTATATTCTCTATGTTGTTGGGAGCTGCTTTGCAATTGACTAATGCCTATGGAGATACTTATATTCACGATTTTGCTACTGTTGATGCCTATAAAAACACTATTGCAGTAAAATACCCTGCAATAATCATGTCGATTTCGCAAGTTTCAGAAACACTGTTCATATTAGCAATTCCATTTTTCCTTAGAAAATTTGGAATTAAATATGTGATGTTGTTTAGTATGTTGGCTTGGGTATTGCGTTTTGGATTATTTGCTTTTGGAAATCCTTCAGATGGTCTTTGGATGATTATTATGTCTTGTATTGTTTACGGAATGGCATTTGACTTTTTTAATATATCTGGTTCTTTATTTGTGGAAACACAAACGGATTCAAAAATCAGAGGAAGTGCGCAAGGGATGTTTATGATGATGGTGAACGGTTTTGGTGCATTGATTGGTAGTTTTGCGAGTGGTTTTATTATTCAAAAATATTTTACTATGGCTGATGGAAGTAAAGACTGGTTTCATATTTGGATAACTTTTGCAGCGTATGCTTTAGTTCTTGCTATAATTTTTCCTTTTGTTTTTAAAGATAAATTTGGACCTAAAGTTTTAGGAAAAATTTATCATTAAAA contains:
- a CDS encoding nucleoside permease; translated protein: MGIKNRLVLMNFLQFFIWGSWLLTIGAYWFNNKHWSGTEFGIIFSTMGISSVFMPALTGIISDRFINAEKLYGLLHFFGAAALFYLPQVDNPTTFFWVMLVNMFFYMPTISLSITVAYNALIAKDMDVVKDYPPIRIWGTIGFIIALWVVSLTHNETSANQFYIAGIVSLLLGIYAFTLPKCPPMCKGEKGTSFTQALGLNAFELFKQQKFAIFFIFSMLLGAALQLTNAYGDTYIHDFATVDAYKNTIAVKYPAIIMSISQVSETLFILAIPFFLRKFGIKYVMLFSMLAWVLRFGLFAFGNPSDGLWMIIMSCIVYGMAFDFFNISGSLFVETQTDSKIRGSAQGMFMMMVNGFGALIGSFASGFIIQKYFTMADGSKDWFHIWITFAAYALVLAIIFPFVFKDKFGPKVLGKIYH